CGATGCTCGTGAAGGCGGCGGATCCCGGCGCGTTCGCGGCCGCGGCCGCGGCACGGCCGGCGTCGGGCTCGACGATCGCCGAGACCCGGGCGCCCGAGATGCGGTGGGTGATGCGCTTGATGTGATCGGCGCCCATCATGCCGGCGCCGACGACGGCGATGCGGAGGTCTGCAGTCATGGTTGGATCCTTCGTGCTCATGAAACTCTGGCCAAATGCGTGCACCCGAAGATGTGCTCGCGCGTGCGCTGCGCGATGGGGAACGGGCGGTCGACGTCGCAGCCGTACATATCCTGCTCGACGATCGCGAAGATCTCGGGGTCGATCTTCGCGACGGCCTCGATCACGGGGCCGAGATCCGGAATCCCGTGCGGCGGCTCGATCATGATCCCCTCGGCGACGGCCTGAGCGAACGGCACGTCGTTCTTCAGCACGTCGAAGAGGAGCGACGGATCCACCTGCTTGAGGTGCAGGTACCCGATGCGCTCGGGGCGATCCTCGATCAGCTGGACGTTGTCGCCGCCGTAGTAGGCGAAGTGCCCCGTGTCGAGGCACAGATTCGTGTAGCGCGGGTCGGTCTCGTCGAGGAACCGCAGCACCTCGCGAGTCGTGCCGATGTGACTGTCGGCGTGCGAGTGGAACTGCTGCTGCATGCCGAACTCCTCGAGCAGCGCCTTGCCGAGCCGGTCGTGCCCGGCGGCGAGCTTCTGCCACTGCGCGTCGTCGAGCGTGCGGGACTCGAGCACCTCGCTCGTCGCGTCGCTCCGCCAGAGGTCCGGGATCACCACGAGGTGCTCGGCTCCGAGCTTCGAGGCGAGCCCCGCGACGTCGAGCGCCTGATCCCAGGCGCGCTGCCACTCGTCCTCGCCCTTGTGGAAGCCGGTGAAGACGGTGCCGGCGGAGAGCTTCAGGCCGCGGGATCCGAGCTCGTCCTCCAGCTGGTGCGGATCCGTCGGCAGGTAGCCGTACGGGCCCAGCTCGATCCACTCGTAACCCGACTGCACGACCTCGTCGAGGAAGCGCTGCCAGGGCACCTGCTTCGGGTCGTCGGGGAACCAGACGCCCCACGAGTCGGGGGCGGTGCCGATGCGGAGGCCGGGGTTCTCGGGCTGACTGGTGTTCACTCTACAAACTCCGTTGTTCGAAGGTCATGCCCATCCGGTGACGGTGGAACTTTGATATGACAATAGGCCATAGTCTAGCCGATGATTTCTGGGAGGCAAGCAGATCTGGCGGGGGTTCAGCGGCACCCGGCACTCGACACCTGGCACCTGGCACCTGGCACCTGGCACCTGGCACCTGGCACTTGGCGCACGGCGTGCAGGCGGGGCTCACGGGCTTGCAGCAACGCGCCCCCACGCAGAGATCTGCGCTCCTGCTGATCGGATGGCCATACACCCTCAGCAGGAACGCAGATCTCTGCACGAATGCCGAGGGCGCGCGGGAGCCGTCCACGCATCGCCCCGCGCGCCTACCCGAGCAGCGGCTTCTGGGCGGCGACCTGCGCCTCGTACTCCGCGCGGGCGCGCTGCGTCGCCGGCAGGGTCGACGTCTGGGGCACGGGTACGTCCCACCAGCCGTCGCCGTCGGGCGCGTAGATGAGCGGGTCGCTGTTGATGTGGATGAACGTGGCGCGATCCGACGCCTTCGCCGTCGCCACCGCGGCGCTGAGCTCCGCGATCGCGTCCGGGCCCGGCTCGACCTCGATGACGTCGATGCCGTAGCTGCGGGCGTTCATCGCGAGATCGACGGGGAGCACCTGCTCGCCCTGGAAGTTCTTCGCCGACTCGTCGTACTCGCGGTACCAGGTGCCGAAGCGCTCCGAGCCCACGGTCTCCGAGAGGTGCCCGATGGACGCGTAACCGTGGTTCTGGATCAGCACCACGATGATCTTGATGCCCTCGGCGACCGCGGTCACCAGCTCGGTGTTGAGCATCAGGTAGGAGCCGTCGCCGACCATCACGATGACGTCGCGGTCGTCACCCGCCGCGACGAGCCCGCGCTTCGCGCCGAGACCACCCGCGATCTCGTACCCCATGCAGGAGTAGGCGTACTCGACGTGGTACCCGAGCGGATCCCGCACGCGCCACAGCTTGTGGAGATCGCCCGGCAGCGATCCCGCCGCCTGCACGATGACATCCTCGGGAGCACTCGCGGCCTGCACGGCGCCGATGATCTCGGGCTGGCCGGGCAGTGCGAGCCCGGACGGCTCGAAGGCCACGTCGACGGAGGCGTGCCATGCCGCGTTCTCCCGCGCGATGACGGCGGCGTACTCGGCGTCGATCCGGTAGTCGGCGAGCGCCTCACTGAGCGCGAGCAGCGTCTCGCGGGCATCGGCGATCACGGGGATCTGCGTGCCGTGCTTGTAGGCGTCGAACGACGCCACATTGATGTTCACGAACTGCACGCCGGGGTGCTGGAACGCGGTGCGCGACGCGGTGGTGAAGTCGCTGTAGCGCGTGCCGATGCCGATCACGAGGTCGGCCTCCACGGCGATGCGGTTCGCAGCGAGGGTGCCCGTCGCCCCGACGCCGCCGAGGTACTGGGGGTGATTCCAGGCCAGCACACCGCCGCC
Above is a genomic segment from Leucobacter rhizosphaerae containing:
- the iolD gene encoding 3D-(3,5/4)-trihydroxycyclohexane-1,2-dione acylhydrolase (decyclizing) codes for the protein MTARRMTVSQALVEFLANQWTVDRDGSGENGVGREIRERTIPGMFGIFGHGNVAGIGQALKQANVDDPELMPYFQARNEQAMVHQSVGYARMHRRRGTYASAASVGPGATNLLTGAALATTNRLPALLLPSDTFATRVADPVLQQLEQPHDIGLTVNDAFRPVSKFFDRVQRPEQLFSVALAAMRVLTDPAETGAVTIALPEDVQAEALDVPAEFLQPREWRIRRPLPERDALAAAIRAIRAAKRPVIIAGGGVLYSDAERQLQAFVEATGIPVGSSQAGGGVLAWNHPQYLGGVGATGTLAANRIAVEADLVIGIGTRYSDFTTASRTAFQHPGVQFVNINVASFDAYKHGTQIPVIADARETLLALSEALADYRIDAEYAAVIARENAAWHASVDVAFEPSGLALPGQPEIIGAVQAASAPEDVIVQAAGSLPGDLHKLWRVRDPLGYHVEYAYSCMGYEIAGGLGAKRGLVAAGDDRDVIVMVGDGSYLMLNTELVTAVAEGIKIIVVLIQNHGYASIGHLSETVGSERFGTWYREYDESAKNFQGEQVLPVDLAMNARSYGIDVIEVEPGPDAIAELSAAVATAKASDRATFIHINSDPLIYAPDGDGWWDVPVPQTSTLPATQRARAEYEAQVAAQKPLLG
- a CDS encoding sugar phosphate isomerase/epimerase family protein; this translates as MNTSQPENPGLRIGTAPDSWGVWFPDDPKQVPWQRFLDEVVQSGYEWIELGPYGYLPTDPHQLEDELGSRGLKLSAGTVFTGFHKGEDEWQRAWDQALDVAGLASKLGAEHLVVIPDLWRSDATSEVLESRTLDDAQWQKLAAGHDRLGKALLEEFGMQQQFHSHADSHIGTTREVLRFLDETDPRYTNLCLDTGHFAYYGGDNVQLIEDRPERIGYLHLKQVDPSLLFDVLKNDVPFAQAVAEGIMIEPPHGIPDLGPVIEAVAKIDPEIFAIVEQDMYGCDVDRPFPIAQRTREHIFGCTHLARVS